The region ATAGATGTGATTTGTGGGCTATTGAGTGGTGCTTTTTAAGCATTGTCCTTATCATTGTGAGGCTGCAAGTATGATTCCTGGAGATACTGCAGATatgactccctctctctctctctctctctctgagggggGAGTCCTAACCAATGGGTGTCAATTGTCAATGACTATTGCGGAGATATTTAAGTAAactaaatactgtaaataaaaaagcaTGATAATGTATGTAAACATCAGATTCAGTCTCTTATTATCTATAGGCATTTAAGCTATAGAGTACTTTTTGTCTGAGATTGTTGTCTGTCCCATGCTCAGGTTTATCATATTATTACACATCTGAACAGAGGTTATTTTAGCTTGAAACCAAATGAACTCTAAAACATGTCAGATGCTTGAAATAGCCCTGTGTCCAATTTTGAAGGCTCATGCTCTACCAGTAGGTTACTGGTGTAGTGTCTAAAAGCTCCATATGGTTTTAGTATTGTATAAATTATTTACTGCTTTTGGCACTGCATGAACATGTCTTTGTTCTAATGTAATTAAAAACTTTGCTgatttaaactgtctttcatcATTTCACTGGCAGGACGAGAAGAATCAGATGATGACAACAAATGTGTGGCTAAAACAGGTGCTGGACTTCCCTACAATGCCATATTCTGGAGTTTTAAAATTTCTTATTTGGAAAaactattttgtattttgttattttgctgTGTCCTCTGGCCTAAAGAGTAGAGGGACCATAGGCACagagttcaaaagccagcatccatGATGGTATGAGGGGGCATTAATGCACATGGTAAgggtgacttgcacatctgtgatgGCACCGTTAATTCTGAACAATTTATTGAGTTTTGGGAGCAACATGCTACCAACCAGACAAAGTGtttttcagggaaggccttgCTTATTTTAGCAAGACAATACCAATCCATATTCAGCACATATAAAAACAGCATGGCTTCCTTAGTAAACGAGAGGTGGTATATAATTTCAGAAAACAATTGGGGCGTTATGAAATGTTAAACAGTATCACAGTGATATGAAACGCctagcagctgaaatcctatatcaagcaagaatgggtaaacattttactttaaaaactatAGCAATCAGTCTCCTCAGTTACCAGACACTTAATGTTTTGGTAAAAGAACAGGTGATTTAACATTTGGAAACAAGACGTTGTCCCAGATTTTGTAACATGTTGCTGGTatcaatattttcaaaaaaaaaaaacattaaattttcTCGGCATTTGAAAAATTGtctttgtgtttaaataaatataaatgtttaaatgatgatgatgatgatgatgatgacagtATCCCAAATGTTTTGGAAAGAGGTTTGTACCCTGAATCTCCTCTGTCAGATCAAATGTAACTATCTTTCTCTATACCTACCATAGGAGTGGAATGACTATAAATTACGCTGGAAGCCCTCTGATTATGACAATGTAACATCCATCAGGGTGCCATCAGAACTGATCTGGGTACCCGACATTGTCTTGTATAATAAGTAAGTGTTATTTTTAACCatctaaatatgaaatatacaaGACCTATTGCAGTCTTAATCATAAATTGATTTTAGCAGGGTGAACCTATATCCCTTGAAGGAAACCATAATTTTTTTGGATGAATTCTGATATGATGTGTCATGCAGTATAGTATATGCAGATATAATTATGAACAATTGTGGTAAAACGAGAATCTTATCATAATGGGTCTAATTGCTGTGGGCCTGGGAGTAGATATCATATCAAAACTCATATCTGTTTTGTCATGTGCTGCCTTTGTTCAACATTACTATGTGAAATCATACAGACATGCCATGAAATGTGATGTTAAAACTTTTGTAGTTATTAAAACCACCATGAACTTTTCAAACTCCAAATGAAGCATTACATGACATGTCTATTTGGGGAAGCCCTGTCTTTTTCTGTAATGTATATCTGCTCttttttattaacaaaagaaaaattgaTGTCCTCTTACATCAGGCTCCTGAAGCAAAAGGGGAAATATTAATAGCAACAAACGCAGCATAGACTGCTTGGGGCAACACCAGCAGATCAAAGACATctcaaatattttattcattttgtaaTAGAACACTTTTTTGAAGTGAATTGCCTAATTTGCTTGGTAAGATTTTTGGATAAAAAATTCAGGATACAGAAAACTAGTAACAGGTTAACGGAAGATATAATAGTGTCATGGACAATATTGCACTTATTTCCTCTAATGTGATTTTCTCTCCCAGTGCCGATGGTGAGTTTGCCGTAACCCATATGACCAAGGCCCACCTGTTTCACACAGGGAAGGTGCGGTGGGTTCCACCAGCCATTTACAAGAGCTCCTGCAGCATTGATGTCACCTTCTTCCCCTTTGACCAGCAGAACTGCAAGATGAAATTTGGCTCCTGGACATATGACAAGGCTAAAATTGATCTGGAGCCCATTGAGAACACTGTTGACCTGAAGGACTACTGGGAGAGTGGTGAGTGGGCTATCGTCAATGCCGTGGGCACGTACAACACAAAAAAGTATGACTGCTGCCACGAGATCTACCCGGACATCACATACTTCTTCATCATCCGCCGTCTTCCACTCTTCTACACTATCAACCTCATCATCCCCTGCCTGCTGATCTCCTGCCTGACTGTTTTGGTTTTCTATCTGCCCTCAGACTGCGGTGAGAAAATCACACTGTGTATATCTGTCCTCCTGTCATTGACAGTCTTCCTCTTGCTCATTACTGAGATCATCCCTTCCACCTCCCTGGTCATTCCACTTATTGGTGAGTATCTGCTTTTCACTATGATCTTCGTCACTCTCTCCATCGTCATCACGGTCTTTGTCCTAAATGTCCACCATCGCTCCCCATGTACCCACAAGATGCCCCGCTGGGTTCAGTCCATATTTCTGGGCTTCATCCCACGCTGGCTCTTCATGAAGCGCCCAGGTCCTGATCAGATGCGCCAGCGACTTCTGAACCCTCAAGAGAAGAAGCACAGTGCGAACCAAGCATCAATTCTCAGCACCTCAAACAGCTGGCTGCAGCAGGAGGCAGGTGTGGACATTGGGAGGTATCAGGATAAGAATGGTAGAGCAGAAATGGGCATCACACCCTCTTTCTCCTTTCCCACATCTCTATACCTGTCTGACTCTGATCCTATGCTTCAGATGTATGATCTACAGCAGCTAGGACACAGGATGCACCTTAATCTGCAGACAGTAAAACCAGAGTATGAGCCCAGTTTGCCCTTCTCAAACAGTGTCCTGCAGGCTCTGGAGGGGGTTCAGTACATCGCTGATCACCTGCGTGCAGAGGATGCAGATTTCTCAGTAAGTAAATCTTAAAAGATTCTAATAGTAATAAACCTTCAAGGTTGAATGAGTTCTGTTTTCAAATGCCATGGGGTATCTATAAACAAATACAGCCAAGTGAGCTCTCCTGTTTGTCTGGTCTTCAGAAATCGTAGCACatcaaatttacaaatattataatgaataatatattttattataatggaACCTATTTCAGATAGACTTATATAGAAAATACATATTACACGTATCCACATATTAGcataattgtaatattttacttCTAAAACTTAGATGTCGTATAAACAAGCTCTTAATAACACAGGAGGAGCTCACTTCCAAGTTATTGTATGAGAAATTCAGATTCCATGGCAAAGATTTAGATCTCAGTCTTCACCTCATACAACATGTTTTTTGATGTTACTTTAAATCAAACAGACGTTTTATAAACATGACATTTGCCTGCTGGTTTGTGATTTTGTTTCCTAATGTactgtattattaaaaaaatcctTAAAGAGGACAGTTTTTAAAgatatgttttaaaacattctgGCTGTGCCTCTTTTATTTAAACTACAAAACTGGCTGTACCTTTTATCTGTCACTCATTGTGTGCAATCAATTCACAGTAATTAGTGATCTCCTCAGTGTGAAAACAGCCAGATAGATTTTCACTTGTAATTCCTCCCTCTGCTGCTGTTTATTGATTATATGCCACACTAATGTGTGCTAGTTTTGTATATATTTCAGCACATCtttgtatttacatatattgAGCCATTGTTTAGCCATAAAAAGCAGTAGCTCTGGTAACCACTAGGATGTACAGTGACCCTAAAAGAATTTGGACATTTGTGCAATGCTTGAACATGCATTAAGAGGTTTGATGCCTCAGTTTTCCAAGAGAGCACAATTGGCCTTGCTCTCTGGGTTGGTAGGATACCTTCCTTTTCACATCAACACAGCATGTATAGTGCTAGCCATCATGGCCATCTGTTAGCTAATGAGATAGATTTGGGAAGTTAGCATTCCCCTCCAGTGTGTTGAACTGTCCAGTGGCATTTCATTAGCACTACTTCAAAAAGAAGGAATGGCTGGCTTAGAGGATTTATCCTTCCACTATGTGTGTGACAGTCATAGCTAATGAGCTAGAACAGGCAACAACTAATAATTGGGAAGAAATTTGGGAagcatatattttttaaacgtTCACGATAGATAATATGTTCAACATTCCCACAAATAATTCCAAGAGTTTTCATAGTTATTTTTTTGGCAAAGAATACTTTCAAAATCCAGGTTTCAGATATGTTATGTTTcagattttatttgtaaataccCACATTTCTTATCCAAACTGCCTTTGCATGCTCCTGAGTTCATAACCCCATCGGTAAACACCATTGGATCAACActactttatattaaaaaaagaaaaaaaaaaactttgatgTTTCGTTCTCAAGACTGTTCCATACCAAGAGGGTACCAACTGTTTGATGTTGTGGTAAAAG is a window of Hoplias malabaricus isolate fHopMal1 chromosome 1, fHopMal1.hap1, whole genome shotgun sequence DNA encoding:
- the chrna2a gene encoding neuronal acetylcholine receptor subunit alpha-2a, yielding MMTTNVWLKQEWNDYKLRWKPSDYDNVTSIRVPSELIWVPDIVLYNNADGEFAVTHMTKAHLFHTGKVRWVPPAIYKSSCSIDVTFFPFDQQNCKMKFGSWTYDKAKIDLEPIENTVDLKDYWESGEWAIVNAVGTYNTKKYDCCHEIYPDITYFFIIRRLPLFYTINLIIPCLLISCLTVLVFYLPSDCGEKITLCISVLLSLTVFLLLITEIIPSTSLVIPLIGEYLLFTMIFVTLSIVITVFVLNVHHRSPCTHKMPRWVQSIFLGFIPRWLFMKRPGPDQMRQRLLNPQEKKHSANQASILSTSNSWLQQEAGVDIGRYQDKNGRAEMGITPSFSFPTSLYLSDSDPMLQMYDLQQLGHRMHLNLQTVKPEYEPSLPFSNSVLQALEGVQYIADHLRAEDADFSVKEDWKYVAMVIDRIFLWMFIIVCLLGTVGLFLPPWLSGMI